The Opitutaceae bacterium genome has a window encoding:
- the gyrA gene encoding DNA gyrase subunit A → MDPVSDKISQVNITDIMQTAYIDYSMSVIVARALPDARDGLKPVQRRILYAMLREGLLHNRAFDKCAGVVGEVLKNYHPHGDSSVYDTLVRLAQNWVMRYPLIEPQGNFGSVDGDPPAAYRYTEARLSAMAEELLKNIDEDTVDFVPNYKESTTEPSVLPAALPNLLMNGSTGIAVGMATNIPPHNLDELIDAICATIDNPNISIDEIIGLLPGPDFPTGGIIAGRTGIESYLRTGRGIVRIKGRVLVEETKSGKEMIIITEIPYNVNRASLVTKIAQLVSDKSLEGISDLRDESDENTRIVIELKRGEVPRVIINKLYKMTAMESSFGVILLALDNRRPKQMNIKEMITCYVDHRREVVYRRTQHRLRQAEDRAHILEGYKIALDNLDDFVRIIRASANRDEARDRLMARYPLSLRQTNAILDLRLYQLTGLEREKIEKEYMELMQLIGELRSILESEAKLLGLIKDELLELKPRYSQPRRTEIVPAEGEFRMEDVIANEGCIITVSRQGFIKRTSADEYRSQKRGGKGIIGTDTYEEDFVEHLFTASTHDYILFFMNNGRVYVEKVYEIPEGGRTTKGRSVANLLAMQKDEAIAAMICVKDFSADQHLVMATRRGITKKTSLADYSNPRKGGIIGIRIIEGDNLMGVRLTNGDNDVVLITRLGQSIRFHESDLRDQGRATQGVTGVRFKHEGDYVEAIEIVDPEATLLVANESGIGKRSSFDDYRRQSRGGSGIKAMNIKEGGAVAGALSVRDEDEIMLLTKSGQTVRCPVRDIRIIGRVTQGVRLVNLAPKDKLIGLAKIVEVDEEEA, encoded by the coding sequence ATGGATCCCGTTTCCGACAAGATCTCCCAGGTCAACATCACCGACATCATGCAGACGGCCTACATCGATTATTCGATGTCGGTCATCGTCGCCCGCGCCCTCCCCGATGCCCGCGACGGCTTGAAGCCCGTCCAGCGCCGCATCCTCTACGCCATGCTCCGCGAGGGCCTGCTCCACAACCGGGCCTTCGACAAGTGCGCCGGCGTCGTCGGTGAAGTCCTCAAGAACTATCACCCGCACGGGGACTCCTCCGTCTACGACACCCTCGTCCGCCTCGCCCAGAACTGGGTCATGCGCTACCCGCTGATCGAGCCCCAAGGCAATTTCGGATCGGTCGACGGCGATCCCCCGGCCGCCTACCGCTACACCGAGGCCCGGCTTTCCGCCATGGCGGAGGAACTCCTCAAGAACATCGACGAGGATACCGTGGACTTCGTTCCGAACTACAAGGAGTCCACCACCGAGCCCTCCGTCCTGCCCGCCGCCCTGCCCAACCTGCTCATGAACGGGTCCACCGGCATCGCAGTCGGCATGGCCACCAATATCCCGCCCCACAATCTCGACGAATTGATCGATGCCATCTGCGCCACCATCGACAATCCGAATATCAGCATCGATGAGATCATCGGACTGCTGCCCGGGCCCGATTTTCCCACCGGCGGGATCATAGCCGGACGCACCGGCATCGAGTCCTACCTGCGAACCGGACGGGGCATCGTCCGGATCAAGGGGCGCGTCCTCGTCGAGGAGACCAAGAGCGGGAAGGAGATGATCATCATCACCGAGATCCCCTACAATGTGAACCGCGCCTCCCTCGTCACCAAGATCGCCCAGCTGGTCTCGGACAAATCCCTCGAGGGGATCAGCGACCTGCGTGATGAATCCGACGAGAATACCCGGATTGTCATCGAACTGAAGCGCGGTGAAGTCCCGCGCGTCATCATCAACAAACTCTACAAGATGACCGCGATGGAGAGTTCCTTCGGCGTCATCCTCCTCGCTCTCGACAACCGGCGGCCCAAGCAGATGAACATCAAGGAGATGATCACCTGCTACGTCGATCACCGCCGGGAGGTCGTCTACCGCCGGACCCAGCACCGCCTCCGCCAGGCCGAGGACCGCGCCCATATCCTCGAGGGCTACAAAATCGCCCTCGACAACCTCGACGACTTCGTCCGGATCATCCGCGCCTCCGCCAACCGCGACGAGGCCCGGGATCGATTGATGGCGCGCTACCCGCTTTCCCTCCGCCAGACCAACGCCATTCTCGACCTGCGCCTCTACCAGCTGACCGGACTCGAACGCGAGAAGATCGAGAAGGAATACATGGAGCTGATGCAGCTGATCGGCGAACTGCGCAGCATTCTCGAAAGCGAGGCCAAACTGCTCGGCCTGATCAAGGATGAGCTGCTCGAGCTCAAGCCCAGGTATTCCCAGCCGCGACGGACCGAGATCGTCCCGGCTGAAGGCGAATTCCGGATGGAGGATGTCATCGCCAACGAGGGCTGCATCATCACGGTTTCCCGCCAGGGCTTCATCAAGCGAACCAGCGCCGACGAATACCGGTCCCAGAAACGCGGGGGCAAGGGTATCATTGGAACAGATACGTATGAGGAGGATTTCGTCGAACATCTCTTCACCGCCAGCACCCACGACTATATCCTGTTCTTCATGAACAATGGCCGAGTCTACGTGGAGAAGGTCTATGAGATCCCCGAGGGCGGACGGACGACCAAGGGCCGCTCGGTCGCCAATCTGCTCGCCATGCAGAAGGACGAAGCAATCGCCGCCATGATCTGCGTGAAGGACTTCAGCGCGGACCAGCACCTCGTCATGGCCACCCGCCGGGGCATCACCAAGAAGACCAGCCTTGCCGATTACTCAAACCCCCGCAAGGGAGGCATCATCGGCATCCGCATCATCGAGGGCGACAACCTGATGGGTGTCCGCCTGACCAATGGCGACAATGACGTCGTGCTCATTACCCGCCTGGGGCAGTCGATCCGGTTCCACGAGTCCGACCTGCGCGACCAGGGCCGGGCCACTCAGGGAGTGACCGGCGTCCGCTTCAAGCACGAAGGCGATTATGTCGAGGCGATCGAAATCGTCGACCCGGAGGCGACCCTGCTTGTGGCCAACGAGTCCGGCATCGGCAAGCGTTCCAGTTTCGACGACTACCGCCGCCAGAGCCGCGGCGGCAGCGGAATCAAGGCCATGAATATCAAGGAGGGCGGCGCCGTCGCCGGGGCACTCTCCGTTCGTGATGAAGACGAGATCATGCTCCTGACCAAGAGTGGCCAGACCGTCCGCTGTCCGGTCCGCGATATCCGCATCATCGGTCGGGTGACCCAGGGTGTGCGTCTGGTCAACCTTGCCCCGAAGGACAAGCTGATCGGCCTCGCCAAGATCGTCGAAGTCGACGAGGAGGAAGCCTGA
- the gyrB gene encoding DNA topoisomerase (ATP-hydrolyzing) subunit B, with the protein MPSEQDDPIKSFHEQGTADYNASKIQKLEGLEGVRKRPDMYIGDTNERGLHHCVFEVVDNSIDEALAGYCSLITVSIHLDGSCSVEDDGRGIPVDIHPTYGIPALELVLTNLHAGGKFGKGAYQVSGGLHGVGAKCVNAVSEWFEAEVRREGKIHHMRFERGITVSKLAQVGDTRKTGTKITFKPDPEIFQTTLTFEYELLAKRLRELAFLNPGISIRLADERNEKTENFKFDEGIAEYVRFLNRAKSTLHPDPITFSDSQSNEENPDLPATVVDVSMQFNDSYNEQIYAYANSIFNTEGGTHLSGFRTALTRVVNTYAKTNNLLKDKDPAITGDDAREGLIAVISVKVPEPRFEGQTKTKLSNGEVDGIVQRVVGDKLKFFFETNPPIARRIIDKCLNSARAREAARKARETVRKGALYGGGLPGKLADCSERDPALTELYIVEGDSAGGSAKQGRDRRTQAILPLRGKLINSEKARIDKVLANEEIRTMITAVGTGIGNHEGEGAFDASKARYHKIIIMTDADVDGSHIRTLLLTFLYRQMHGLIENGYVYIAQPPLYKIKRKRREQYVENDEELNRILLELGSEDVVLTRMRDNHVFTGSQIDTIVEALAQLERLGRGVTRYGATLESYLDQHKNGTYQLPRYIARVREGNQETHEYLMDDLARSAFVQRMGMEEDQSEQIDVPTAGGGASRRLSIHEIFEGNEISKLLLTMAGIGMDVQQFTPTDEVRYTLIENQDQKSETRIELKTILDVLREIRASGRRGLSIQRYKGLGEMNPKQLFETTMDPAKRRLLRVNIADAARADELFTILMGDEVPPRRAFIEDNALNVSYLDI; encoded by the coding sequence ATGCCTTCCGAACAAGACGACCCGATCAAATCCTTTCACGAACAGGGAACCGCCGACTACAACGCCTCGAAAATCCAGAAGCTTGAAGGACTCGAAGGGGTGCGCAAACGCCCCGACATGTATATTGGAGACACCAATGAACGTGGTCTCCACCATTGCGTTTTTGAAGTGGTCGACAATTCGATCGACGAAGCACTCGCCGGCTACTGCTCCCTCATCACCGTTTCCATCCACCTGGACGGATCCTGCTCCGTCGAGGACGACGGACGGGGCATCCCCGTCGATATCCACCCGACCTACGGGATTCCCGCCCTGGAACTCGTCCTGACCAACCTCCACGCCGGCGGCAAGTTCGGCAAAGGCGCCTACCAGGTCTCCGGTGGCCTTCACGGCGTCGGCGCCAAGTGCGTCAACGCCGTCTCCGAATGGTTTGAGGCGGAGGTCCGCCGGGAGGGCAAGATCCACCACATGCGCTTCGAGCGGGGTATAACCGTCTCCAAGCTGGCCCAGGTCGGTGACACCCGCAAGACCGGCACCAAGATCACCTTCAAGCCGGATCCGGAGATCTTCCAGACCACCCTGACCTTCGAATACGAACTCCTCGCCAAACGTCTCCGGGAACTGGCCTTCCTCAATCCCGGCATCAGCATCCGTCTCGCCGACGAACGCAACGAGAAGACCGAGAACTTCAAGTTCGACGAAGGCATCGCCGAATACGTCCGCTTTCTCAACCGGGCCAAATCCACCCTTCATCCGGACCCGATCACCTTTTCCGATTCCCAGTCGAACGAGGAAAATCCGGACCTTCCGGCCACCGTTGTCGATGTCTCGATGCAGTTCAATGACAGCTACAACGAGCAGATCTACGCCTACGCCAACTCCATCTTCAACACCGAGGGCGGCACCCACCTTTCCGGCTTCCGCACGGCACTGACCCGCGTGGTCAATACCTACGCCAAGACGAACAACCTGCTCAAGGACAAGGATCCCGCCATCACCGGCGACGATGCCCGCGAAGGCCTCATCGCCGTCATCTCGGTCAAGGTGCCCGAACCCCGCTTCGAGGGACAGACCAAGACGAAACTCTCCAATGGCGAGGTCGACGGGATCGTCCAGCGCGTGGTCGGCGACAAACTGAAGTTCTTCTTCGAGACCAATCCCCCGATCGCCAGGCGGATCATCGACAAATGCCTCAATTCGGCGCGTGCCCGCGAAGCCGCCCGCAAGGCCCGCGAGACCGTGCGCAAGGGCGCCCTCTACGGAGGGGGCCTGCCCGGCAAACTCGCGGACTGTTCCGAGCGCGATCCGGCCCTGACCGAGCTTTACATCGTCGAGGGCGACTCCGCCGGCGGCTCGGCCAAGCAGGGACGCGACCGCCGCACCCAGGCCATCCTGCCCCTGCGCGGCAAACTGATCAATTCCGAGAAGGCCCGGATCGACAAGGTCCTCGCCAATGAGGAAATCCGGACCATGATCACCGCCGTCGGCACCGGGATCGGCAACCATGAGGGCGAAGGCGCCTTCGATGCCAGCAAGGCCCGCTACCACAAGATCATCATCATGACGGACGCCGACGTCGACGGCTCCCATATCCGCACCCTCCTGCTCACCTTCCTCTACCGCCAGATGCACGGGCTGATCGAAAACGGCTATGTCTACATCGCCCAGCCCCCTCTCTACAAAATCAAGCGCAAGCGCCGCGAACAGTACGTCGAGAACGACGAGGAGCTCAACCGGATCCTGCTCGAACTCGGCTCCGAAGACGTCGTCCTCACCCGGATGCGGGACAATCACGTCTTCACCGGCAGCCAGATCGATACCATCGTCGAGGCACTTGCCCAACTTGAACGTCTCGGCCGCGGCGTCACCCGCTACGGAGCCACCCTCGAATCCTACCTCGACCAGCACAAGAACGGAACGTATCAACTTCCTAGATACATCGCCCGGGTTCGCGAGGGCAACCAGGAGACCCACGAGTACCTGATGGATGACCTGGCACGCTCCGCCTTTGTCCAGCGCATGGGCATGGAGGAAGACCAGTCCGAGCAGATCGACGTTCCCACCGCGGGCGGAGGCGCCAGCCGCCGCCTTTCCATCCATGAGATTTTTGAGGGCAATGAGATCTCCAAGCTCCTCCTCACCATGGCCGGCATCGGGATGGATGTGCAGCAGTTCACCCCGACCGACGAGGTCCGCTACACCCTGATCGAAAACCAGGACCAGAAGAGCGAGACGCGGATCGAACTCAAGACCATCCTCGATGTCCTCCGGGAGATCCGCGCCAGCGGCCGCCGCGGGCTGAGCATCCAGCGCTACAAGGGACTCGGCGAGATGAACCCCAAGCAGCTTTTCGAGACCACCATGGATCCAGCCAAACGCCGCCTCCTTCGCGTCAATATCGCCGACGCGGCCCGCGCCGATGAGTTGTTCACCATCCTGATGGGCGATGAGGTCCCGCCACGACGCGCCTTCATCGAAGACAACGCACTCAATGTCTCTTATCTCGACATCTGA